The Desulfosporosinus acidiphilus SJ4 genome has a window encoding:
- a CDS encoding Glu/Leu/Phe/Val family dehydrogenase, protein MKIFEYLEKYDYEQLVICQDETSGLKAIICIHDTTLGPALGGTRMWNYECEEDAILDALRLARGMTYKNAAAGLNLGGGKTVIIGDSRTQKSEELFRAFGRYVQSLNGRYITAEDVGTTVRDMDWVHLESNFVTGVSSSGASGDPSPMTARGVWKGMKAAAKEMFGDDSLEGKTIAIQGLGHVGYYLAKHLREEGAKLIVTDIHEDAIKRVLNEMDATVVEPEEIFGVDADIYAPCAMGAVINDKTIPQFKFKVIAGAANNVLLEDRHGDKLHELGILYAPDYVINAGGVINVADELEGYDYQRALQKVDTVYDNVAKVLQIAKQMNIPTYKAADRMAEERIQRLGRIRSNYLRK, encoded by the coding sequence GTGAAGATTTTTGAATACTTGGAAAAATACGATTATGAACAATTGGTGATTTGTCAAGATGAGACTTCAGGTTTAAAAGCAATTATATGTATTCATGACACAACCTTGGGACCCGCACTTGGGGGAACACGGATGTGGAATTATGAATGCGAAGAGGATGCGATTCTTGATGCTTTGAGACTTGCGCGAGGGATGACCTATAAAAATGCTGCTGCCGGTTTAAATCTTGGTGGAGGTAAAACAGTTATCATTGGGGATTCTCGAACTCAAAAAAGCGAAGAGTTATTCCGTGCATTCGGGCGGTATGTACAGTCTCTGAATGGCCGTTATATTACGGCTGAAGATGTGGGTACAACCGTTCGAGATATGGATTGGGTGCATCTGGAATCTAATTTCGTAACCGGTGTGTCTTCTTCCGGTGCTTCAGGAGACCCTTCTCCCATGACTGCGCGAGGTGTTTGGAAAGGGATGAAAGCTGCAGCCAAAGAGATGTTTGGTGACGATTCTTTGGAAGGAAAAACTATTGCCATTCAGGGGTTAGGGCATGTCGGCTATTATTTGGCCAAGCATCTGCGGGAAGAAGGGGCTAAACTTATCGTAACAGACATTCATGAGGATGCAATTAAGCGTGTGCTCAATGAAATGGATGCCACCGTTGTAGAACCGGAAGAGATTTTTGGCGTCGATGCCGATATATATGCTCCTTGCGCCATGGGTGCAGTTATCAATGACAAGACAATACCTCAATTTAAATTTAAAGTTATTGCCGGTGCGGCTAATAATGTGCTTCTCGAAGATCGTCACGGGGACAAACTCCACGAGTTAGGGATTCTTTATGCACCGGATTATGTTATTAATGCCGGCGGAGTTATTAATGTTGCCGACGAGTTAGAAGGGTACGACTATCAAAGGGCTTTGCAAAAGGTTGATACGGTGTATGACAATGTGGCAAAGGTTCTGCAAATTGCTAAACAAATGAATATTCCAACCTACAAAGCAGCTGATCGAATGGCTGAAGAGAGGATTCAACGCTTGGGACGAATCCGTTCAAATTATCTTAGAAAATAG
- a CDS encoding sigma-54 interaction domain-containing protein, with amino-acid sequence MFKRHELEKIATETNQAIIGINLLNEIVICNSQAAEFMGFPSEEILGKDLWQIVPDDPLPSIRDSRRMEFNRFSRMGSKMFIASRLPFQDDLGRIIGAVAFLQDLTEYQTLKAKIHSLQEIRTLLTAIIDSTQDAISVVDENGFGFLINQAYTRLTGFTSEEIVGKPPTVDIAEGESMHLKVAKTRQPVKGVFMKVGPKRKEVIVNVAPIMISGQFRGSVGVLHDISEIHKLSEELERAKRIIRHLEAKYTFSDIVGESDAIKAAIAQAERAAGTPATVLLRGESGTGKELFAHAIHRSSDRQKGQFIRVNCAALADNLLESELFGYVEGAFTGAKRGGKIGLFEEANGGTIFLDEIGEISLNLQAKLLRVLQEREIVRVGDNRAFHVDVRVIAATNANLEAELRAGRFREDLYYRLNVVPVIIPPLRQRKEDIPLLVHHLIAGFNQEYGRCVEKISQEALQILTGYHWPGNVRELENILGRAIINMKINETVVEMQHLPVLPLPNLNPVESRMHELQDISSQEETMGFEALQRQWERNLLLTALQRTGGNKTKAAQQLKMSIRNFYYKLERHALI; translated from the coding sequence ATGTTCAAACGGCATGAACTAGAGAAAATAGCAACTGAGACGAATCAAGCAATTATCGGAATTAATCTCCTAAATGAAATCGTTATCTGCAATTCCCAAGCTGCAGAATTCATGGGGTTTCCTTCTGAGGAGATTCTTGGCAAAGATTTGTGGCAGATTGTGCCGGATGACCCTTTGCCTTCTATTCGAGACTCCCGCAGGATGGAGTTTAATAGATTCAGCAGAATGGGAAGCAAAATGTTCATAGCCAGTAGATTGCCGTTTCAAGATGACCTCGGAAGAATTATCGGAGCTGTCGCATTTTTGCAGGATTTAACCGAATATCAAACGCTGAAAGCCAAGATACATTCCCTGCAGGAAATTAGAACCTTGTTGACTGCCATTATTGATTCTACGCAAGATGCAATTTCCGTAGTAGACGAGAATGGATTTGGATTTTTAATTAATCAGGCCTATACCAGACTGACAGGATTTACATCAGAAGAGATTGTGGGCAAACCTCCGACGGTTGATATCGCGGAAGGAGAAAGCATGCATCTAAAAGTGGCCAAAACTCGTCAGCCTGTCAAAGGGGTATTTATGAAAGTTGGCCCAAAGAGGAAAGAAGTCATTGTTAACGTTGCTCCGATCATGATATCCGGACAATTTCGCGGTAGTGTCGGAGTACTGCACGATATCTCCGAAATTCATAAACTCTCGGAAGAATTGGAAAGGGCAAAACGTATCATTCGCCATTTAGAGGCTAAATACACCTTCAGTGATATTGTCGGGGAAAGTGATGCCATCAAGGCTGCGATAGCTCAAGCGGAACGTGCTGCCGGGACGCCGGCAACAGTGTTGCTGCGAGGGGAAAGCGGTACTGGCAAAGAATTGTTTGCCCACGCCATTCATCGTTCCAGTGATCGTCAAAAAGGCCAATTTATTCGAGTCAATTGTGCAGCCCTAGCAGACAATTTGCTGGAAAGTGAATTATTTGGTTACGTTGAAGGGGCTTTTACCGGTGCAAAACGCGGGGGGAAAATCGGCCTTTTCGAGGAAGCGAATGGGGGAACTATTTTTCTTGATGAGATTGGAGAGATCAGCCTAAATCTCCAAGCGAAGTTATTGCGGGTGCTTCAGGAACGAGAGATCGTCAGGGTAGGAGACAATAGGGCCTTTCATGTTGATGTACGTGTCATCGCCGCAACCAATGCCAATCTGGAAGCTGAACTTAGGGCGGGGAGATTCCGTGAAGATTTGTATTATCGACTGAATGTTGTTCCGGTTATTATTCCTCCTTTGCGACAGCGGAAGGAAGATATCCCCTTACTGGTCCATCATTTGATTGCCGGTTTTAATCAGGAATATGGCAGATGCGTAGAAAAAATAAGTCAGGAGGCCTTACAGATTTTAACAGGCTATCACTGGCCGGGAAATGTGCGGGAATTAGAGAATATTTTAGGCAGAGCGATCATTAATATGAAAATTAATGAAACTGTTGTTGAGATGCAGCATTTGCCTGTATTGCCGCTTCCCAACTTGAACCCCGTAGAATCGCGGATGCATGAGTTGCAAGATATTTCATCTCAGGAAGAAACTATGGGATTTGAAGCCCTGCAAAGGCAATGGGAGCGAAATTTGCTGCTTACTGCTTTGCAAAGAACCGGAGGCAACAAAACAAAAGCTGCTCAACAGTTAAAGATGTCAATTCGCAACTTTTATTATAAGCTGGAACGACATGCTTTAATTTGA
- the spo0A gene encoding sporulation transcription factor Spo0A — protein sequence MQRPIRVLLADDNREFVEIVKDFIERQEDMSLVGVAYHGNEALELIAREEPHVVLLDIIMPHLDGLGVLEKLQVITPRPKIIILTAFGQESMTQRAVNLGANYYILKPFDLETLGKRIRQLQDDFPDSSAQLSNSAANNKTISAQPISASILPPTSKNLEVEVTRMIHQMGVPAHVKGYQYLRDAIVSVVQEVSLLGAVTKELYPMIAEKYQTTPSRVERAIRHAIELAWDRGNVDFMNRFFGYTINIDRGKPTNSEFVAMVADKLRMSMMY from the coding sequence ATGCAAAGGCCTATTCGAGTCTTACTAGCAGATGACAACCGGGAATTTGTAGAAATTGTTAAAGATTTTATTGAACGGCAAGAGGATATGAGCCTTGTAGGAGTAGCTTATCACGGGAACGAGGCTCTTGAATTAATTGCACGTGAGGAACCCCATGTAGTACTCCTAGATATTATAATGCCTCATTTGGATGGTTTAGGAGTTTTGGAAAAGCTTCAAGTGATAACTCCAAGACCCAAAATTATTATCTTAACTGCCTTTGGGCAAGAATCTATGACTCAACGAGCCGTAAATTTAGGCGCTAATTATTACATACTTAAACCATTTGATTTAGAAACGTTAGGAAAGCGCATACGTCAACTGCAAGATGATTTCCCGGATAGTTCTGCGCAACTTTCAAATTCAGCGGCAAACAATAAAACTATAAGTGCCCAACCAATCTCTGCAAGTATTCTTCCTCCGACTTCCAAAAATCTCGAAGTGGAAGTAACTCGTATGATTCATCAAATGGGGGTTCCGGCTCATGTTAAAGGTTATCAATATCTGAGAGATGCGATTGTCAGCGTTGTTCAGGAAGTATCCTTACTTGGTGCTGTTACCAAAGAACTGTACCCGATGATCGCGGAAAAATACCAGACGACCCCCAGTCGTGTAGAAAGAGCAATTCGCCATGCCATTGAATTAGCATGGGATCGGGGAAATGTAGACTTTATGAACCGCTTTTTCGGATATACTATCAACATTGATCGGGGAAAACCGACGAATTCGGAATTTGTGGCGATGGTTGCCGATAAGCTTCGTATGTCGATGATGTATTAA
- the spoIVB gene encoding SpoIVB peptidase: MRKSRILVLFGLLFCTFLCLNPGFQQFVEFPEQNLTQNQQLEPQFHGLWARIIKEERVVSNPTISVSSRGLDSGISEKIDVVYKLFGIFPIRSGEIEVMPPMKLIPGGQSIGVSLQTKGVLVVGQAAIEDKAGHKVFPAKEAGIEVGDTLLKINNQEVRTDQDVSNAVNLAGQENGVAHVIYKHQGQILEKFIKPLFCVETGRYRVGLFVRDEAAGVGTLSFIDPVTKQYGALGHVITDADTNQKLEVYNGKIMASTIYAIQKGKRGHPGEKIGSFVTNSSFSGTIEKNTITGIFGKLRGQLANPYYKEAIPVGWESEVKEGPAKIYTVIQGEKIEEFDINIDRVMYNRTDSKNMIVRVTDPRLLEATGGIIQGMSGSPIVQNGKLIGAVTHVFVNDSTRGYGVFIQNMINEGINNKEAA, translated from the coding sequence GTGAGAAAATCAAGAATCCTTGTATTGTTCGGCCTCTTGTTCTGCACCTTCCTATGTCTGAATCCTGGGTTCCAACAGTTCGTGGAGTTTCCTGAGCAAAATCTTACTCAAAATCAGCAACTGGAACCACAGTTTCACGGATTATGGGCTCGAATTATTAAGGAAGAAAGAGTCGTTTCCAATCCGACCATCTCAGTTTCTTCCAGAGGATTAGATTCCGGGATTTCAGAAAAAATTGACGTGGTTTATAAACTCTTTGGGATTTTCCCTATTCGCTCCGGTGAAATTGAAGTTATGCCCCCGATGAAACTCATTCCCGGCGGCCAATCTATTGGAGTTTCTTTACAGACTAAAGGAGTTTTGGTAGTAGGCCAAGCAGCAATTGAGGATAAAGCGGGACATAAAGTATTTCCTGCTAAAGAGGCCGGCATCGAAGTGGGAGACACTCTCTTGAAAATTAATAATCAAGAGGTTCGCACAGATCAAGATGTTTCTAATGCCGTTAATTTGGCGGGCCAAGAAAACGGAGTGGCACATGTAATTTATAAACACCAAGGCCAAATTTTAGAGAAGTTTATCAAACCTTTATTTTGTGTGGAAACAGGGCGCTATAGAGTAGGATTATTCGTTCGGGACGAAGCAGCAGGAGTTGGAACACTTTCTTTTATTGATCCGGTGACAAAACAATATGGAGCTTTAGGACACGTTATTACAGATGCCGACACAAATCAGAAACTAGAAGTTTATAATGGTAAAATTATGGCTTCAACCATTTATGCAATTCAAAAAGGAAAGCGTGGGCATCCTGGAGAAAAAATCGGTTCATTTGTCACGAACTCCTCATTTTCCGGTACTATTGAAAAAAACACCATCACAGGCATTTTTGGCAAACTCAGAGGGCAACTTGCTAATCCCTATTATAAAGAAGCAATCCCAGTGGGTTGGGAATCAGAGGTAAAAGAAGGACCTGCCAAAATCTATACCGTAATCCAAGGGGAAAAAATTGAGGAATTTGATATCAATATTGATCGTGTTATGTATAATCGGACAGATAGTAAAAATATGATCGTCAGAGTAACGGACCCAAGACTGTTGGAAGCTACAGGCGGTATCATTCAAGGCATGAGCGGCAGCCCAATTGTTCAGAATGGTAAACTAATCGGCGCCGTTACTCATGTTTTTGTTAATGACTCCACTCGCGGATACGGAGTGTTTATTCAAAACATGATTAATGAAGGTATAAATAATAAAGAGGCTGCCTGA
- the recN gene encoding DNA repair protein RecN has product MLEELHVENFGLMEDVRLTLEQGLTVFTGETGAGKSMLIDALGVLLGGRANSELLRHGENQAKIEGVFGDLGQDCLQRLEDAGYPAEDGQLFLYREINSSGKNVCRVQGRTIPLTLYRSLCEGLVDIHGQIENLSLFNSDNHRKLLDALGGLQDDLSLVKNAAKAYQTILRQERELSISEADRSKREEILRYQIEEINNVNPQYGEEEDLIQEKKRLNNAERITSLITEAYTSLYEGSAGKPAAIDSLANTLKALQELGRWDEDLKLSEAIESIYYAAEDLADQVRRYKDNLEFEPGRLDQIEERLIQLAKLRKYGTTLDEVLVKRSELLNELEQITHYQEQFEVIQEDKKKARQTYETLARKLSQKRQEEAERIEKGLISELADLGLERSVFEVRFTPFMEPTLEGAESLEFYFSANPGEPPKPLSKVASGGEMSRLMLALKSLLAKVESVGTFIFDEVDSGVGGRTIHKVGEKLAKIAQDKQVFCITHAAQVAAFAEVHYGIVKDVETERTRTRVNVLSEAERLKELARMLGGEEEITRQHAQELYERCRKNH; this is encoded by the coding sequence ATGCTTGAAGAGTTGCATGTTGAAAACTTCGGATTGATGGAAGACGTACGCTTAACCCTTGAACAGGGTTTGACGGTATTTACCGGGGAAACCGGAGCCGGGAAATCGATGCTGATTGACGCCTTAGGAGTCCTCTTGGGCGGACGTGCAAATTCTGAACTTTTACGTCATGGAGAAAACCAGGCTAAAATTGAAGGAGTGTTTGGAGACTTAGGTCAGGATTGTCTGCAAAGGCTTGAGGATGCCGGCTATCCGGCGGAAGACGGTCAATTGTTTCTCTATCGTGAAATCAATTCCTCCGGCAAAAATGTCTGCCGTGTCCAAGGTCGGACAATTCCCCTTACCCTGTATCGTTCCCTCTGTGAAGGACTCGTGGATATCCATGGTCAAATTGAAAATTTGTCGCTCTTCAATTCGGATAATCACCGTAAACTTTTAGATGCTTTAGGCGGACTTCAGGATGATCTTTCTCTAGTGAAAAATGCTGCAAAGGCTTATCAAACGATCCTGCGACAAGAAAGGGAATTGTCGATTTCGGAAGCAGACCGCAGCAAAAGGGAAGAAATCTTACGTTATCAAATCGAAGAAATCAATAATGTTAATCCGCAATATGGGGAAGAAGAGGACTTGATTCAAGAGAAAAAACGCTTAAATAACGCTGAACGTATTACAAGCTTGATAACCGAAGCTTATACATCTCTGTATGAAGGTTCGGCTGGTAAACCGGCGGCGATTGATTCATTGGCAAATACATTGAAGGCTCTTCAGGAATTAGGGCGTTGGGATGAGGATCTGAAACTTTCGGAAGCTATAGAATCGATATATTACGCGGCAGAAGACCTGGCGGATCAAGTTCGCAGGTACAAAGACAACCTGGAATTTGAACCCGGCAGACTTGATCAAATTGAGGAACGTCTCATTCAACTCGCAAAGCTTCGCAAGTACGGTACAACTCTCGATGAAGTTCTAGTTAAACGATCAGAATTGCTTAATGAACTGGAGCAAATCACTCATTATCAAGAACAGTTTGAAGTAATTCAGGAAGATAAGAAAAAAGCCCGCCAGACTTATGAGACTTTAGCCCGGAAACTCAGCCAAAAGAGACAGGAAGAAGCAGAACGGATTGAGAAAGGTTTAATAAGCGAGTTAGCCGATTTGGGTTTAGAAAGAAGTGTTTTCGAAGTGCGCTTCACCCCCTTTATGGAGCCCACGTTGGAGGGAGCAGAATCGCTGGAATTTTATTTCTCAGCCAATCCGGGAGAACCTCCCAAACCATTGAGCAAGGTTGCCTCGGGAGGGGAAATGTCTCGACTAATGCTGGCTTTGAAAAGTTTGTTGGCTAAAGTGGAATCAGTAGGTACTTTTATTTTCGATGAAGTTGACAGCGGCGTTGGCGGAAGAACTATCCATAAAGTTGGAGAAAAACTTGCCAAAATAGCTCAGGATAAACAGGTCTTTTGCATTACACACGCTGCTCAAGTAGCTGCTTTTGCGGAAGTCCATTATGGGATAGTGAAGGATGTAGAGACTGAAAGAACTCGTACTAGGGTAAATGTTTTATCAGAGGCAGAAAGGCTTAAAGAGCTGGCGCGAATGCTCGGGGGTGAGGAAGAGATCACCCGGCAGCACGCCCAAGAACTGTATGAACGTTGCCGAAAGAATCATTAA
- the argR gene encoding arginine repressor, with the protein MKARRQMKIQEIITKEIIRTQEDLAYKLHSAGFEVTQATVSRDIKEMGLIKIPTADDDYRYAIPTEVHPTNLQDRLKRLLRETVISMNDTESLIVIRTIPGNAHALAAVMDNTNWDEVIGTVAGDDTILLVIKPKEAVAVVLERLTTLLG; encoded by the coding sequence ATGAAAGCTCGTCGCCAGATGAAAATTCAAGAAATTATCACTAAGGAGATTATTCGAACCCAGGAAGATTTAGCGTATAAATTACATAGTGCAGGCTTTGAGGTGACACAGGCAACGGTTTCCAGAGATATTAAGGAAATGGGTTTAATTAAAATTCCTACCGCAGATGACGACTATCGTTATGCAATTCCCACCGAGGTACATCCGACAAATCTCCAGGACCGTCTTAAACGCTTATTGCGGGAAACTGTAATCTCCATGAATGATACTGAAAGTCTGATCGTAATTCGAACCATACCGGGAAATGCCCATGCTTTAGCGGCTGTGATGGATAATACGAACTGGGATGAAGTGATTGGAACCGTAGCAGGCGATGATACAATACTTCTCGTCATCAAGCCCAAGGAAGCTGTAGCGGTGGTTTTAGAACGGTTGACAACCTTGCTCGGATAG
- a CDS encoding NAD(+)/NADH kinase — protein sequence MERVVGLWLNKSKPEAIQLAQEIKDWFQRRDWNVLSRWPEIIKHKTSFLISLGGDGTLLEAARESAPHGIPVMGVNFGRLGFLCEIEKVDVFQALEKILNLDYEIQERLMLKAVIQRNSNEVNMQLALNDVVFSRESQEGIITLQANLSGEPSVSYPADGLIVSTPTGSTAYSLSAGGPILSPNVQAILLTPLAAHSLSARPMLVSDQEEIQISLSSGEQCLVSFDGRNSIKLRSGESVIIQKAAIRAQLIRLGNRSFPQVVREKLRDRWHE from the coding sequence ATGGAGAGAGTCGTAGGTTTATGGCTCAATAAAAGCAAACCGGAAGCAATTCAATTGGCTCAGGAGATAAAAGACTGGTTTCAGCGCCGTGACTGGAACGTTCTGTCGCGCTGGCCTGAAATTATTAAACACAAAACTAGTTTTCTTATTTCCTTGGGCGGGGATGGAACTCTTCTAGAGGCGGCCCGTGAAAGCGCACCCCATGGAATTCCTGTGATGGGTGTAAATTTCGGTCGTTTAGGTTTTTTGTGTGAGATTGAAAAAGTTGATGTTTTTCAGGCTCTAGAGAAAATACTCAATCTGGATTATGAAATCCAAGAACGTTTAATGTTAAAAGCAGTGATTCAACGGAACAGCAACGAAGTTAATATGCAATTGGCTTTAAATGACGTGGTTTTCTCACGAGAGAGTCAGGAGGGAATCATCACTCTCCAAGCAAATCTTTCCGGTGAACCGTCAGTTAGTTACCCGGCAGACGGCTTGATTGTTTCGACGCCCACAGGTTCTACTGCATATTCCTTATCTGCCGGCGGCCCGATTCTCAGTCCTAATGTTCAGGCAATTCTTCTGACGCCTTTAGCAGCGCATTCTCTGTCTGCTCGCCCGATGCTTGTTTCTGATCAAGAAGAAATCCAAATCTCATTATCGAGCGGGGAACAATGTCTCGTTAGTTTTGATGGGCGGAATAGTATCAAACTGCGTTCGGGTGAATCGGTAATTATCCAAAAAGCTGCAATTCGGGCCCAACTGATCCGTTTAGGAAATCGAAGTTTTCCCCAAGTTGTTCGAGAGAAGTTAAGGGATCGTTGGCATGAGTAA
- a CDS encoding TlyA family RNA methyltransferase has product MSKGKERIDVLMVKNNLAASREKAKAMIMAGSVFVGGQRVDKPGVELSDNSLIEIKGVLLPFVSRGGLKLAKAVETFSLQFNDQIVVDIGASTGGFTDCALQNGAKRVYAVDVGYGQLDWKLRTDPRVVSMERVNARYLTKDSLPEQADWVVSDVAFISITKIFPAMKEILKDNGQVLTLIKPQFEAGREHVGKKGVVKDLLVHRQVLTNVLNQAESSGFQVFGLDFSPIRGPEGNIEYLAWLKQMALPGINWKNELERLVEEAQKETE; this is encoded by the coding sequence TTGTCAAAAGGAAAAGAACGAATTGACGTTCTAATGGTGAAAAACAACTTAGCAGCGAGCCGCGAGAAAGCAAAGGCCATGATTATGGCTGGGAGCGTGTTTGTAGGCGGGCAGCGTGTCGATAAACCCGGAGTAGAATTATCGGATAATTCCCTGATTGAAATAAAAGGGGTACTCTTGCCTTTTGTTTCAAGAGGAGGACTCAAATTAGCCAAAGCTGTTGAAACATTTTCGCTTCAATTTAATGATCAGATCGTTGTTGATATTGGGGCGTCCACTGGTGGATTTACTGATTGTGCTTTGCAAAATGGGGCTAAACGCGTTTATGCAGTAGACGTAGGGTATGGACAGTTAGACTGGAAGCTGCGTACTGATCCGCGGGTAGTCTCCATGGAACGAGTGAATGCTCGCTATTTAACGAAGGATTCTTTACCTGAACAAGCGGATTGGGTTGTTTCTGATGTGGCTTTTATTTCAATAACTAAAATTTTTCCAGCCATGAAAGAAATTTTGAAAGATAATGGACAGGTGCTCACCCTAATCAAGCCGCAATTTGAAGCAGGCAGAGAGCATGTGGGTAAAAAGGGCGTTGTAAAAGACCTCCTGGTACATAGACAAGTCCTCACGAATGTTCTGAATCAAGCGGAAAGTTCGGGCTTTCAAGTCTTTGGTTTGGACTTTTCACCAATTCGTGGTCCCGAGGGTAATATTGAATATCTTGCTTGGTTAAAACAAATGGCGTTGCCCGGAATTAATTGGAAGAATGAGCTGGAGCGTCTTGTTGAAGAGGCTCAGAAAGAGACGGAATGA
- the dxs gene encoding 1-deoxy-D-xylulose-5-phosphate synthase produces MGLLEKIHEPKDLRSLDFTELNTLAQEIRKQMIDVISKNGGHLAPNLGVVELTIALHRIFDSPNDKLIWDVGHQTYVHKLLTGRFDRFSTIRQYQGISGFPKRSESVHDCFETGHSSTSISAAVGFAKARDVLREHHHVVAVIGDGAMTGGMAFEALNHAGHTETNIIVILNDNEMSISPNVGAMSSYLNRLRTDPLYDKRKEEIEELLKRIPGIGSKVAKMVAKAKDSLKYLLVPGLIFEELGFTYLGPIDGHDQALLEEVLDQAKHKKGPVLVHVVTCKGKGFKPAEDNPDVFHGVGPFNPENGKIIKKPAPPTYTAIFGDTLCTLGKENPKIVAISAAMPSGTGLKDFAAKFPDRFFDVGIAEQHAVTFAAGLAFGGLKPVVAIYSTFYQRAYDQVLHDVCLQNANVVLAIDRAGVVGDDGPTHHGVFDIAFFRIIPNLVFMAPKDENELRHMLYTAINYDGPIALRYPRSAGQGVPLEEPLREIPIGKGEVLREGSDVTLIGIGPTVHTCLSAAQELRHRGIDAAVINLRFITPLDRELILYYARQTKNLITIEDHVLKGGMGSAILELLEEEGIQGVNVERLGYTGFVEQGSIPQLQMSQGLSVKGIIQAAERLNIVHSIPKSADKVSVGK; encoded by the coding sequence ATGGGACTACTCGAAAAAATTCATGAGCCAAAAGATTTGCGCTCGTTGGATTTTACCGAGCTTAACACTCTAGCTCAAGAGATTCGAAAGCAAATGATTGATGTGATCTCGAAAAATGGCGGGCATTTAGCTCCTAATCTAGGTGTTGTTGAACTGACAATAGCCTTACATAGGATATTTGACAGCCCAAATGACAAGCTCATCTGGGATGTCGGCCATCAAACCTATGTTCATAAATTATTGACAGGTCGTTTTGATAGATTTTCTACGATAAGACAATATCAAGGAATCTCAGGTTTTCCCAAACGGTCTGAGAGCGTCCACGATTGCTTTGAAACAGGTCATTCCAGTACATCAATTTCAGCAGCCGTTGGCTTTGCCAAAGCTCGGGATGTTTTAAGAGAACATCACCACGTCGTTGCAGTCATCGGAGATGGAGCTATGACCGGCGGAATGGCCTTTGAGGCCTTAAATCATGCAGGTCATACCGAAACAAATATCATCGTAATTCTTAATGATAATGAAATGTCCATTTCTCCAAATGTTGGGGCGATGTCTTCCTATCTCAATCGGTTAAGGACAGATCCGCTTTATGATAAACGTAAAGAAGAAATTGAGGAGCTGTTAAAACGTATTCCCGGAATTGGTTCCAAAGTTGCTAAGATGGTTGCTAAAGCTAAAGATAGCTTGAAATATTTGTTGGTCCCGGGGCTGATCTTTGAAGAACTAGGGTTTACCTATCTGGGTCCGATTGATGGCCACGATCAGGCCTTATTAGAAGAAGTTTTAGATCAAGCAAAACATAAAAAGGGTCCAGTGCTTGTTCATGTAGTGACCTGCAAGGGAAAAGGGTTTAAACCTGCCGAAGACAATCCTGATGTCTTCCACGGAGTGGGTCCTTTCAATCCGGAAAACGGCAAGATTATTAAAAAGCCGGCTCCCCCAACCTATACGGCAATTTTTGGGGATACGCTTTGTACTTTAGGTAAGGAAAATCCTAAAATTGTTGCCATAAGTGCTGCTATGCCAAGCGGGACAGGCCTCAAGGATTTCGCGGCAAAGTTCCCGGATCGTTTTTTTGATGTGGGCATTGCCGAACAACATGCCGTGACGTTTGCTGCCGGATTAGCCTTCGGAGGCCTTAAACCAGTCGTTGCTATTTATTCTACGTTTTATCAACGAGCCTATGATCAGGTTCTCCATGATGTTTGCCTGCAAAACGCTAATGTTGTCTTAGCCATTGATCGCGCTGGGGTTGTAGGAGATGACGGACCAACCCATCACGGTGTTTTTGATATTGCATTTTTTAGAATCATTCCAAATTTAGTCTTTATGGCTCCCAAGGATGAGAATGAATTGCGCCATATGCTCTATACAGCAATCAACTATGACGGGCCGATCGCTCTCCGTTACCCGAGATCTGCGGGACAGGGCGTTCCCTTGGAGGAACCGCTGAGGGAGATTCCTATCGGCAAGGGTGAAGTACTGCGCGAGGGCAGTGATGTGACGTTGATCGGTATTGGTCCTACAGTTCATACTTGTCTATCGGCTGCGCAGGAACTAAGGCACCGGGGTATTGACGCGGCAGTGATTAACTTGCGTTTTATTACGCCTCTTGATCGTGAATTAATCCTCTATTACGCTCGTCAAACCAAAAATCTTATCACAATTGAAGATCATGTATTAAAGGGCGGTATGGGCAGCGCTATTCTTGAGCTATTAGAAGAAGAGGGAATACAAGGGGTTAACGTTGAACGTCTTGGTTATACCGGCTTTGTTGAACAGGGCTCGATTCCGCAGCTGCAGATGTCTCAGGGATTGTCAGTTAAAGGAATCATCCAGGCGGCAGAACGGTTAAACATAGTTCACAGCATCCCAAAATCCGCGGATAAAGTGTCAGTCGGTAAGTGA